The Tachysurus vachellii isolate PV-2020 chromosome 10, HZAU_Pvac_v1, whole genome shotgun sequence genomic sequence ACGCGTTGCTAGTATCTACAAGACGTGAGCTGCCCGTTCGGCGCTCAGGAAAGGTGTGAGGCCATCGACTGGCTGCTGGGACTCGCAGTTCGGTTTGAATACGCTGACAAtggtacgttttttttttttttttattattattataaaagtatCCAAATAACAAGAGTCTCATGAGTGTAGATTTGGTTTTGACATTATGGGGTTAAACCTGAACATCTAGTCAGCTCttctctgcactgttatattttttatctaattAATTTTGACAAACtcacaattaattaatttaattaaataaatggccggggggcacggtggcttagtggttagcacgttcgcctcacacctccagggtcggggtttgattcccacctccaccttgtgtgtgtggagtttgcatgttctccccgtgcctcgggggtttcctccgggtactccggtttcctcctccggtccaaagacatgcatggtaggttgattggcatctctggaaaactgtccctagtgcgtgagtgaatgaatgagtgtgtgtgtgtgtgtgtgtgtgtgtgtgccctgtgatgggttggcactccgtccagggtgtatcctgccttgatgcccaatgacgcctgagataggcacaggctccccgtgacccgaggtagttcggataagcggtagaagatggatgaattaattaattaattaattaaatgacatCTGCACATGTTTAATTTGATCATGGTATAAATATTGTAAGGAATGTGTATTATAATTGGCCAGGTTTATTATAGGTTATTGATTATCTGCCTCTGATGAATCTACAATATATCATTAGGGCTATAAGCAAAATAATGTCTGATGGTTGAATATGATGTTTTGGTAGTAATGATTCaggccactagatggcagtatTGCCTTAGATTTCACAACTTGGAAGTGCAAGTCCACTACAGTAAAGGAGTGTCCACTACAGTAAAGGAGTGTCCACTACAGTAAAGGAGTGTCCACTACAGTAAAGGAGTGTCCACTACAGTAAAGGAGTGTCCACTACAGTAAAGGAGTGTCCACTACAGTAAAGGAGTGTCCACTACAGTAAAGGAGTGTCCTCTACAGTAAAGTTCTCTACACATTGTTCCTTGAATTTAGTGCAGATTTCAGCTCACAGGGTGATGCATGAACACAAGTGGACACAGGCTTTACATGTATTATTACTTTTTCCTACACTTTTAATCCTCCAATAGTATTAAGAACTTGGATTGGAATGCATACTATAAATTAGGGTCCTGAAATTGAGTTTAAATCACCAGGTTTAAAGTGGATTTGTTGGGGGGTTTTTACCCCCTTTCACCAATGGCAATGATTCAGGATGGCAGTTCTTCATTTCTAAGATAACACGGCGGTAACCAGTGACCTGCTGAgcgtgttttttcttttcttttctcgtTACATTAGTATGTGAGGTTATATGAAGTGTGTTTCTTTTCTCAGTGGACAAATACAGAAACTGCACACCTGCAGCTGAGGTGAACAATGCAACACAAAAACCTGCCGACCCGCTCATTAATCTAGACGGTGagtgttttcttcttttacctCTTCTTTAATCATAGTATCAtagtcttctctctctctctctctcccccgtctctctctctctctctctctctctctctcaccccccgtctctctctctctctctctctctctctctctccccccgtcTCTCTGTCCACCCTCTctgtcgtctctctctctctctctctctctctctctctgtcctctttttctctctctctctccccgtctctctctctctctccccgtctctctctctctctctctctccccgtctctctctctctctctccccgtctctctgtccactctctctctctctctctctctctctctctctctctctctctctctctctctgtcctctttttctctctctctctccccgtctctctgtccactctctctgtcgtctctctctctctgtcctctctctctgtcctctttttctctctctctctccccgtctctctctctctctttgtctctctgtccactctctctgtcgtctctctctctctctctctctctgttctctctctctctcactctgtcctctttttgtctctgttctctgtgctctctctctctctctctctctctctctctctgtcctctctgtctgtctctctgtctctctgtctgtctgtctctctcgctctctcgctctctctctctctctctctctctctctctctctctctctctctctctctctaactagTAATAGTAATATCAAATGGCTAAACCCAAACCATGATCATGTTTTCCACCAGTTAACAATCCTGATTTTAAGGCTGGAGTCATGGCCTTGGCAAACCTTCTCAAAATTCAGAGACACGATGACTACCTGATGATGCTCAAGGTGAGTAATACATAATTTCCCAAATCTGTTCAAATTCTgatttaaaactattttattgacttgtttttctttatccaATAGGCTGTTAGGATCCTCGTCCAAGAACGCTTGAGTCCTGAAGCCATCGCTAAAGCCAGCAAGTCCAAAGAGGTCCGTAAATAAACCACACAGCAGGCGTTTGTAGAATTGTAGAACTAGTTCATGGATTGATTTTCTTCcctcaaattaaatatttttttaatatgtgatTCTTTGTTGCTTGTTTAGGGTTTGCCAGTCGCTTTGGACAAACATATCCTAGGCTTCGACACTGGAGGTACGTATAGAACAACTGAGCAGTCGAGGGTTAGGGGCCcaagagcccagcagtggcagcttggtgataCCAGTCTGTGTGAACTCTAGTGTGGTTCAGTCGCGATTCGACTTGCAGGAAGTGGCATGCTGTGTTTCAGGTTACTGCGTTTAGGTTGctcaaaaatataattaaaggtTGAAGAGTGGCCCTTAAGATTCAATTATGTaccataaatcatttttaatggtACGCTACACTGACAATACCTTGTAATAGGTACAAAGGATGACTTCTGCAACACCTTGAGGGTACTACAGTAGTAAAGGGTAAAGTTTACAGCAAATAGCCAACTAACCTTAAAGAGAGTGAAATTAAAGCCCTGTTTGCATGAGCGTTCAGGTCCTGGCATGTCCAGTCCTGTATTAAACTAGATGATTAACGGCAGACGTTTTCTTTTCACCCCTAGACGCCACTCTGAACGAAGCAGCTCGTATCCTCCGGCTCCTGCACATCGAGGAGCTGCGTGAGCTCCAGACAAGAATCAACGAGGCCATCGTCGCCGTGCAGGCCATCATCGCCGACCCAAAGACCGATCACCGCCTGGGAAAAGTGGGAAGATGATCACGCACTCCGTGGGCAGTGTGTATTGGAATGGGACGATTGGTATATAAGTGTGTGCCATGATTGTGGACATAGTCAAGGGTTttggttgggtttttttttttttttttgcattttgctgTAGGCCTAAAAAAAACGTGGAGAAATTATGAGTTGCACCATTACATTAATAGTTTGTTCACTTCTTCAAAGCACTGTGTTCCATGTAACCGATCAATTTCTTTACAAATCAAGAAGAGGCTTTCGGACAGCAAGTtcttgtgtgcgtgtgatttTTTGAGACTTGCGTTTTCTttcaagggggaaaaaaaacattcacctGCAAAGGCATGTATGCAAACATATAAATGACATTAATGCCGTgatggttgtggtggtgtttttgtttttttaaaggcacAAAGAAACTTTAACACAACATAAATGTGGTTTTGCTTTGGCAGTAACCCGAGCTCAGCGTTGCTCAACTCCCCAATCCAGCTGTGTCAAAT encodes the following:
- the rtraf gene encoding RNA transcription, translation and transport factor protein; the encoded protein is MFRRKLTALDYHNPSGFDCTDETEFRNFIVWLEDQKIRHYKIEDRGNLRNISSSEWSKSFEKYLQDVSCPFGAQERCEAIDWLLGLAVRFEYADNVDKYRNCTPAAEVNNATQKPADPLINLDVNNPDFKAGVMALANLLKIQRHDDYLMMLKAVRILVQERLSPEAIAKASKSKEGLPVALDKHILGFDTGDATLNEAARILRLLHIEELRELQTRINEAIVAVQAIIADPKTDHRLGKVGR